Proteins from a genomic interval of Gossypium hirsutum isolate 1008001.06 chromosome A09, Gossypium_hirsutum_v2.1, whole genome shotgun sequence:
- the LOC107889562 gene encoding PAN domain-containing protein At5g03700: MKRSFNSVTRPNSAQLLFLLITSFLIWPCIEAAAAAAAAEELLKGFEATPNPSIPFFQPLLNDSSTKFSFGFLRVNSTQLALAVLHVPSREPLWLANPSTLSRWSDHRTKVFFNGSLVVSDPRTRMFWSTETQGDKLVLLNNSNLQIQKSLDNSNNVNVPTVLWQSFDFPTNTLVETQNFTSTMTLLSSNGLYSMRLGNDFIGLNAKFDSGSDQIYWKHKALQAKAQIIEGNGPNHVQVDPDGWLGMYQNGTTPVDIESFNSFQRSLDGLLMVRLEPDGNLKAYYWSGSSWVLDYVAIRETCDLPSPCGSYGLCTPGSGCSCLDNSTEFSSGECSSSGPYSNDMCSDPKTQKNDIKVLRRGGVEVPFKEWMRYETTSSLKECENACGNNCSCYGAVYNNASGFCYILDYPIQTLLGTGDDSKVGYFKIKEEANKKKINSGLGVGVGLLGGAVLCLIGAVGFGSYKIWKKKKRVNRMLEEETGGAMSGPYKDLASASFRSIEMCSSGHR, encoded by the exons ATGAAAAGATCATTCAACTCGGTGACTCGTCCAAATTCGGCTCAGCTGCTTTTTCTACTCATCACTTCATTTCTGATATGGCCATGCATCGAagccgccgccgccgccgccgccgccgaAGAGCTTCTCAAAGGCTTTGAAGCCACCCCAAATCCCTCAATCCCATTTTTCCAACCTCTTCTTAACGATTCCTCGACCAAGTTCTCTTTCGGTTTCCTCCGAGTCAACTCAACCCAACTCGCTCTGGCTGTCCTTCACGTTCCTTCGCGTGAACCCCTATGGCTCGCCAACCCCAGTACCTTATCTCGCTGGTCAGACc aCCGCACGAAAGTATTCTTCAATGGCAGTCTGGTGGTTTCAGATCCTCGGACAAGGATGTTTTGGTCAACTGAAACACAAGGTGACAAACTTGTCCTCCTCAATAACTCCAATCTTCAGATACAAAAAAGCCTCGACAACAGTAATAACGTCAACGTCCCAACTGTTTTATGGCAAAGTTTTGATTTTCCCACTAATACCCTTGtcgaaactcaaaattttacTTCTACCATGACCCTTCTTTCTTCAAATGGCCTGTATTCGATGCGTTTAGGTAACGATTTCATCGGATTAAATGCTAAATTTGATTCCGGTTCCGACCAAATTTATTGGAAGCACAAAGCTTTACAAGCCAAAGCTCAGATTATTGAAGGTAATGGACCGAATCACGTCCAAGTTGACCCGGACGGGTGGTTGGGAATGTACCAAAATGGAACAACCCCAGTCGATATTGAATCTTTTAACAGCTTTCAACGATCCCTTGATGGACTCCTTATGGTCCGGTTAGAACCGGACGGGAACCTCAAAGCCTATTATTGGTCCGGGTCAAGTTGGGTTTTGGATTATGTAGCTATTCGTGAAACTTGCGATTTACCTAGTCCATGCGGTTCGTATGGTTTGTGTACTCCCGGGTCGGGTTGTTCTTGTTTGGATAACAGCACGGAGTTTTCATCCGGTGAGTGTTCCAGTTCAGGCCCGTATTCGAATGACATGTGTTCCGACCCGAAAACTCAGAAGAACGACATTAAAGTTTTGAGAAGAGGAGGGGTGGAGGTGCCGTTTAAGGAGTGGATGAGGTATGAAACGACATCGTCTTTGAAAGAATGTGAAAATGCATGTGGAAACAACTGTAGTTGTTACGGGGCGGTTTATAATAATGCATCCGGGTTTTGCTACATCTTGGATTACCCGATCCAAACCTTGTTGGGAACGGGAGATGATAGCAAAGTGGGGTACTTTAAAATCAAGGAAGaagcaaataagaaaaaaataaattcggGTTTAGGGGTGGGAGTTGGTCTGTTAGGTGGAGCTGTGTTATGTTTGATAGGGGCAGTCGGGTTTGGGAGCTACAAGatttggaagaaaaagaaaagagtgaacCGGATGTTGGAAGAGGAAACGGGTGGGGCAATGTCCGGCCCGTATAAGGATCTCGCATCGGCTAGCTTTAGGTCGATCGAGATGTGTAGTAGTGGTCATCGATAA